A segment of the Zingiber officinale cultivar Zhangliang chromosome 8B, Zo_v1.1, whole genome shotgun sequence genome:
tttgtggtggtggtggccgaattctagagaaggaggagaagctctccgggtggtgttcgtcttggaggatcgtcgcccacacgacgtccaagaggaggcgagggatacgacagaagatctcgaggtttttagcatacaaggaaaaggtacaactagtatttaatttccgcatcatactagttaatttttctttgtataaataccaaatacaagaggcattcgattcttgtttttcaaatttaatttcgatgttgtgttctttttcttttttccttgtgatttgattgttccttttggctaacctagagttatataaggaaattaaatattaactttccttaaaaggctttgtctagttggtggtggttgctcccatatccaagaaggccaagtgtctcgctaTGCAGTActtgaagccaattttggaaactaatatttaattaaatttataacctaggtgatttggatcaaacgtgttaagttccgcaggaaatccaaatctaaacctaaaggaacatataagttaaacttggaatcaaacgtgttaagttccgcaggagatacaagtttaacttaaaagaacacatggtagctaggaaatgtTCAGATcacgtataaaatttttgtacaatggtgCCATTGAATTtttcgaatagcaaccaacagttcCTAGTAAATGATGGCTCTATAGCACGATCAGACATTAAAGGTGTAACCACTGACCTAGTTAATCTCCTAGCGTTTCCTTCAACAGTCACCTCATCTCCAAAATTAGCAATCTGTTCTGTTCCATTAAAATACCCATCAGGGTCCTGTTGCTTTGATTTGCCACATTGGATTCTTACAACAGAGTCAGACACTGGTGAGTCCTCAACAACTTCAGAGCATATAATGTTACAATCTCTTTGATCATCTTTTTGGAGACCCATAATTGTAGCCACATTAGCATGTTCTTTATGAATATACTCAGAAATGCAAATTTCACTTGCCGATGGAGTGGGAAGTGGACATGAGATTCCTGGAGCAATATGCTTGCTGCTCAACTCTGTATACTTACGTAAGTTAATTACAAACAGATAACTCAATGCTTAATGTTGTCAAGAGCTCATTCAAGCTGGTGCATTACAAAACATTCAAGCTAGTGCATCACCAAACAGACTACTAGATAAAAATCCACATGGCTTTAACTAGAAGAATATGCATGGTCTGAACCAATCGCCACATAAATGCCAAGAGCCCATTCAAGTGTTGCATTTTAAAATGAATAAACTACCAGGGGATAAAAATCGATATGGTTCTTACTAGATCGTATTTACACGGTTTGTATCAATAACAACATATGGTATCTGCATGACAATGAAAAGACGAAATATTTCAATACTTTTCAGTCAAAGTGGCCTGGGAAATTTCCTTTAAATGCATCCTCAAGTTTGCCTTTTCCTAAAATAAAAAGTGACATCAAGAACCCTAATACGGGAAGGGGTGCCATCGCGCCGGATCTAACGCTAAAATCCACCAGGAGGGGCAGAAGAGAAGGCAAAGCCTTCGCCGCTCGGCTCCCCGGTCTGCGCCGGTAAAGCCTCTACGGCTGCAGCAGGTCGAGCTCCGGCAGCCCGAGCTCCTCCACATCAGCGCCGCCCACCGGGCCCCACTGCGGCCCCCGCAGCGCCTCCTCGAGCGCCGCCTTCCTCCTCTTCCCTGCCTCGAGCCGCTCCCTCAGCTCCTTCTCCTGGCGGCCGAGCGCCTGAACCAGCACGGCGGAGAGAGGGTGCCGCGGCGGGGTAGCAGGCGCAGCGTCGGCACTGCCACCGAAAAACCGTTCCAAGATTGACTCGACGGAGGGGTGACCGTAGGAGAAGGGCTTGCCGCTGGGCGAGAAGGCGAGGACAGCGATCTCGGCGCCGCAGAGAACAAAGAGCTCGCTGGCCTTCTTGAACACGCCGGCACGCCGCTTGGAGAAGCACACCTGCCGCGCCGCCTCCTTCTGGATAGCTTTCATCTCGATCCTCTGCCTCCCCGTGGTCGTCTTCTTCGTCCTCTGCCTCCCCGTGGTCGTCTTCTTCGTCGCCACCATGCCGTCGCTTGTTTTTTTCAGTCGCCGGCGAAGCATCTGTTGTTTTTTTTCTGTCGCCGGCGAAGCATCTGTGATACATATAGAGAGTATCATTCCTAacggttattttattttattttatcacagctgtgttattttattttcaataataaatataatcggttattttattttcaatacaatcggttattttatttttaaatataacattcccatattaattaattaatattttcaataataaaaaaaattataattttatattgattattttttttagtttcatATTTTACCACCtcaaaatattttcttttgtttttaataCATATtccatttttaattatttttttttttttatcaatttgggACTCTAAACTTGAGTATTTAGTGATTGAGCTAACTGTATactcttttgtttttgtttttgttttttgaagCTAAAAGATAAAGGCAAAATGTAAAAAGTTAGTGAATTGCATTTTGACCAAGTAAGTAGGGACCCATTTATTATCAAAAAGTTCCATTTGTTTGCTATATTATAAGTTCTATCTAAGATTAATTGCATTTTGACCCATCCATTTCAAGTGCCGTTTTCCTTTTACCACTTCTAATTTGCTCGGATCATTTGATCCGTATCGAAATGTCTTATCGATCCATGCTATTTATGATTAGCGATATGATTTAACTAGTTGAGGGAACGAAATAAGTCATATTGGATGGTACATTTCTACTCAAACTCAATTTAGAATCAAATTTAGGAGCAAGGATCCTCTAGTCACAATATAATTATGGTCATATTGTATTGTGGTCACGATTTAACCATGATTGGTTGGGGTGACCTTTCATCAATGTTATAATTTGGGTTAGATGGACTACCTGAGACAACTCCGCTCGTTGTCAACTAGTCCAGCTACTTATCCACCGCCAACGATCTCCGGCCGCCTATTACAATTCAAATTATAACCTAATTAGGAATGT
Coding sequences within it:
- the LOC122013732 gene encoding agamous-like MADS-box protein AGL61 yields the protein MVATKKTTTGRQRTKKTTTGRQRIEMKAIQKEAARQVCFSKRRAGVFKKASELFVLCGAEIAVLAFSPSGKPFSYGHPSVESILERFFGGSADAAPATPPRHPLSAVLVQALGRQEKELRERLEAGKRRKAALEEALRGPQWGPVGGADVEELGLPELDLLQP